A single genomic interval of Anopheles marshallii chromosome 2, idAnoMarsDA_429_01, whole genome shotgun sequence harbors:
- the LOC128706709 gene encoding uncharacterized protein LOC128706709, protein MSPERTLDEDSSDGASDHLIADESIEEELLEEEEVAEIGNSGTGVETIVGDHVTVETTSPVPSPGAETTISSHLGCATEGPTRVPTTSGTDSLRNGTTMVLSTIPLDQSMMHQQILHLQPQQQHTVNHTINNNNTSFKNHNSSSGSVGAKNILISSNTGTCNSNTNSGTSSSTSSTITHQIVHQHHPHTYTISLGNHSAGGNGTHYQTVATATPNSSAGGSIVAPITTGSSNGNNTSSNMATVGTGALALVTGGSATVVNTVPSSPSPVVSSLGAGSTGTTGTGMLVVADRNGTATTTTTGKLVLLHQGRAGEDYITTTGETINGGNIVLLATEQMDMAEHDIINNNVIISTTATGTGGTARTVTLPAHQSHLLHGGTPVTAATNGPPTTNGDEELTSLSWLQDKNLLKGIHLPKVPVSSPDSPRQVSAVVTGGGVAGRISPTSDFVEDSSSISEDNNSSANSSSEQSSTGGVYSTDPTVTTDRRTPSQHLYQQHGSSSKAITTLNGDTIIGIPVIAVNQHHHPHHTLTGSNGTIQQQVVLDGGKTMKVSVMTSPGPATTATPFIVTGSSTGVPISSSYGIVSSPVSSAVAAPVAASTPVSTHSNSNGSSSSTATSTPHQHFHKKYLREELVKQQQQQQQQQQQQQQYQPSQHQPNAKTTIGGTVTLMSASGTTNNIFVTPMKQQTNSAMKYDDGTDSVEDRHYPPPAAPIKNGSSSSYGGSSTMSSPNVSGEEYSNHVGNTVTVYGGLNMIKQSPVPSPTMLSPAHNGSSSNGLIIQHHSNHYQPQQQPIATPPPQQQPLPPPPSTSSSASLSMPASPQGSSGSSVSPSKLAPPKAKHPTNVPYDPLVHVNSKPPFSFSSLIFMAIENSQQKALPVKEIYAWIVHQFPYFKTAPTGWKNSVRHNLSLNKCFQKVEKAANLGKGSLWMVEPQFRPNLVQALSRSPFHAGSGMDKATYKSMQQQRSTNASPTGNGSHYSKQDNFPQLTSRLAPTDAQNGLLHHDDLDDISRSSTPIDYDGGNGDLASGPHHSTQYQPQHHHIQHEQHQLPSAHHAHQQLIAVAGGGYHHNRQGSPEPPANGSVNVSYLSSVDGTTIVTGPTGVVYMNGGAVGAALSKDIVTGREWSADTIEDVNAATAMLALKHGPKIFTESSFRNGQPPVITTSPSEDHTYSAGGVGVQELTSNGLPTNGSTTAIGNGYSCGSSSDERYEPQHNSRHPQHHTVGSHPHHHQLQQQHHSIRPSDTVSNGTSSDATYESSEESHPPHVASAEDVEERRRQEGVFALLNLAQMTYSPSPSSSMSSSTSTLSSPASSTGSLKRAAPNDTSYAPVHGNYRQHAGSPDRARTASPQIAHHHHLHHLQANGLLHAESGVNTGGNILQTIPNVSYYTSGGGGGGGSSSSSSGDLTRQYASPPPAKKTKPRSSLKKLKKKSLGR, encoded by the exons ATGTCCCCGGAAAGGACACTTGATGAAGATAGCAGTGACGGTGCCAGTGATCATCTAATTGCGGACGAATCGATCGAGGAAGAGTTGCTGGAGGAAGAGGAAGTCGCGGAGATCGGCAACAGTGGTACGGGTGTAGAAACCATCGTCGGAGATCACGTGACCGTTGAGACCACGTCACCGGTGCCTAGCCCCGGAGCAGAAACGACAATATCGTCCCATCTCGGGTGCGCTACCGAGGGACCCACCAGAGTACCGACAACTTCTGGAACGGATTCTCTCCGCAACGGCACCACCATGGTACTGTCAACGATTCCACTCGATCAGTCGATGATGCATCAACAAATACTGCACCTgcagccacagcagcagcacaccgTTAACCATacgatcaacaacaacaacacgagcTTCAAAAACCATAATAGTAGCAGCGGTTCGGTTGGAGCAAAAAACATTCTTATCAGCAGCAACACGGGCacttgcaacagcaacactaaCAGCGGTactagcagcagcaccagcagcacgaTTACGCATCAAATTGTGCATCAACATCATCCCCATACGTACACCATCAGTCTTGGCAATCATAGTGCGGGTGGTAACGGAACCCATTACCAAACGGTTGCCACGGCAACACCCAACAGTAGCGCTGGTGGTAGCATTGTTGCACCAATCACGACCGGAAGCAGTAACGGCAACAACACCAGTAGCAATATGGCGACCGTTGGTACGGGTGCACTCGCACTAGTAACTGGAGGTTCCGCAACCGTCGTCAATACCGTGCCATCGTCTCCGTCTCCGGTAGTGTCATCGTTAGGTGCTGGCAGCACTGGTACGACCGGTACCGGTATGTTGGTGGTGGCGGATCGGAATGGAACGGCCACTACCACGACCACGGGCAAGCTCGTACTGCTGCACCAGGGCCGCGCAGGCGAAGATTATATAA caacaacaggcGAAACGATCAATGGGGGCAACATAGTACTGCTGGCAACGGAACAGATGGATATGGCCGAACACGACATTATCAACAATAATGTTATCATAAGCACCActgccaccggtaccggtggtaCGGCACGAACGGTTACTCTCCCAGCTCATCAGTCGCATCTACTGCACGGTGGTACACCCGTCACAGCAGCCACCAACGGGCCACCGACGACGAACGGTGACGAGGAGCTGACATCGTTGTCTTGGTTGCAGGATAAGAATTTACTGAAAG GTATCCACCTGCCTAAAGTGCCAGTTTCATCCCCGGATAGTCCCAGGCAGGTAAGCGCGGTAGTGACCGGTGGAGGTGTGGCTGGTCGTATCTCACCGACCAGCGACTTTGTGGAAGATTCATCCAGCATTTCCGAGGATAACAACTCTTCAGCCAACTCGTCATCGGAGCAAAGCAGCACCGGCGGTGTATATTCAACCGATCCGACCGTAACGACCGATCGACGGACACCATCGCAGCATCTGTACCAGCAGCACGGTTCCAGCTCGAAGGCAATCACAACGCTTAACGGAGATACGATCATTGGTATACCGGTGATTGCGGTtaatcagcatcatcatccgcatcaCACGCTCACCGGAAGCAATGGTACGATCCAGCAGCAGGTAGTCCTGGACGGTGGAAAGACGATGAAGGTGTCCGTGATGACAAGCCCGGGTCCGGCCACAACGGCTACTCCGTTCATTGTAACGGGCAGCAGTACGGGCGTACCGATTTCTTCATCGTACGGGATCGTTTCATCACCCGTCAGTTCGGCAGTGGCGGCTCCTGTGGCAGCTTCGACACCGGTGAGCACGCACTCAAATTCCAacggtagcagcagtagcactGCTACAAGCACTCCGCATCAACACTTCCACAAAAAGTATCTGCGAGAGGAACTtgtgaaacaacaacagcagcagcagcagcaacagcagcaacaacagcaatatCAGCCATCGCAGCATCAACCAAACGCTAAAACCACGATCGGTGGAACAGTGACACTGATGTCCGCTAGTGGAACAACTAACAACATCTTCGTCACACCcatgaaacaacaaacaaacag TGCTATGAAGTACGATGACGGTACCGACAGCGTCGAGGATCGACATTATCCTCCACCTGCAGCTCCGATCAAGAAtggtagtagcagcagttaCGGTGGAAGTAGCACCATGAGTTCACCGAATGTAAGCGGCGAGGAGTATAGCAACCACGTTGGCAACACCGTGACCGTGTACGGTGGACTCAACATGATTAAGCAATCACCTGTGCCGTCGCCGACGATGCTGTCCCCGGCGCACAACGGTAGCTCAAGCAACGGGTTGATCATTCAGCATCATTCGAATCATTAccagccacagcagcaaccgatTGCAACACCTCCTCCACAGCAACAACCGTTGCCACCACCGCCATCCACCAGCTCGTCTGCATCGCTTTCTATGCCCGCATCGCCACAAGGTTCCTCCGGTAGTTCCGTCAGTCCGTCGAAGTTAGCTCCGCCGAAAGCGAAGCATCCGACCAACGTGCCATACGATCCGCTGGTACACGTGAACAGTAAGCCTCCGTTCAGCTTCAG CTCGCTCATCTTCATGGCCATTGAAAACTCCCAGCAGAAGGCGTTGCCGGTGAAAGAGATTTACGCCTGGATCGTGCATCAGTTCCCGTACTTTAAAACCGCCCCGACTGGATGGAAGAACAGTGTGCGCCACAATCTATCGCTGAACAAGTGTTTCCAGAAGGTGGAAAAGGCTGCG AATCTCGGTAAAGGCTCCCTGTGGATGGTCGAGCCTCAGTTCAGACCAAACCTCGTGCAGGCTCTTTCGCGCTCACCGTTTCACGCCGGTTCCGGCATGGATAAGGCAACGTATAAGAGCATGCAACAGCAACGTTCCACCAATGCCAGCCCAACTGGCAATGGGTCACACTATTCCAAG CAGGATAATTTCCCACAGCTCACAAGTCGTCTAGCACCGACGGATGCACAAAATGGTCTGCTGCATCACGATGATCTGGACGATATCAGTCGCTCCTCCACGCCGATCGATTACGATGGTGGCAATGGCGATTTGGCATCTGGTCCACATCATAGCACCCAGTACCAGCCCCAGCATCATCACATACAGCACGAGCAGCACCAATTGCCTTCCGCACATCACGCTCACCAGCAGTTGATTGCTGTGGCCGGAGGTGGTTACCATCACAACCGGCAAGGTTCACCCGAACCACCCGCAAATGGATCGGTAAATGTATCGTATCTATCGAGCGTTGACGGTACCACGATCGTGACGGGTCCAACCGGCGTTGTGTACATGAACGGAGGTGCAGTAGGTGCGGCTCTATCGAAAGATATCGTTACCGGACGGGAATGGAGTGCCGATACAATAGAGGATGTGAATGCCGCTACGGCAATGCTCGCCCTCAAGCACGGACCTAAGATATTTACGGAAAGTTCGTTCCGCAATGG CCAACCTCCTGTTATTACAACCTCACCGAGCGAAGACCATACATACTCTGCCGGTGGAGTCGGTGTGCAAGAGCTGACGAGCAATGGGTTGCCTACGAACGGGTCGACCACAGCAATAGGGAATGGGTATAGCTGCGGCTCGTCGTCCGATGAGCGATACGAGCCACAGCATAACAGTCGGCACCCGCAACATCACACGGTGGGCAGTCAccctcatcatcaccagctacagcagcaacatcattcGATTCGGCCAAGTGATACGGTCAGCAATGGCACGTCATCCGATGCTACGTACGAAAGCAGTGAGGAAAG CCATCCGCCGCACGTTGCGTCCGCCGAAGATGTGGAGGAACGTCGCCGACAGGAAGGTGTGTTCGCACTGCTCAACCTCGCCCAAATGACCTACTCACCTTCGCCTTCCTCGTCTATGTCATCCTCGACGTCCACCCTATCATCGCCCGCATCCTCTACGGGTTCGCTGAAACGGGCTGCTCCGAACGATACATCATACGCTCCTGTGCATGGGAACTATCGCCAACACGCCGGCTCACCCGATCGAGCACGGACAGCCTCACCACAGATAgcgcaccatcatcacctgCACCATCTACAGGCTAACGGGCTTTTGCATGCCGAATCGGGTGTGAACACCGGCGGCAACATCTTGCAAACGATCCCCAACGTTTCATACTACactagtggtggtggtggtggtggtggtagcagtagcagcagtagtggCGATCTTACCCGTCAATATGCATCGCCACCGCCggcaaagaaaaccaaaccacGCTCATCGCTTAAGAAGCTGAAGAAGAAATCGCTCGGCCGGTAA